The nucleotide sequence TGCAGTGGAAACCCTTTACGCCGCAGGAGAGCGTCGCGAGCAGGTCTATGTTAATTTGATTTACCGTTCCCTGAAAACCTCCCCCCTGGGAACGGGGCTGGGATTTGGACAACCCCCTGAGCGACGACTAATTATTCCCAGCCGCAAATATGCTTACCCCTATGCGGTGCGCGATCGCAGTGGTAAAGTCATCGCCAAAGGTGGAGAATCCAGTCAGGAAGATTTTGAAGCCGACTACTTTAAACTGCCGATCGCAGCGGGCAAGCCGGTCTGGCTGGAACCGGAGTCCTACCTGGAAACCACCCTGACCCCCCCTAAACGGCTGGTCAGCACCGCCTACTCTCTACCGCTCTACAGCAGCAAGAAAGAATTGCTGGGTGTTTTAAGTCAGGATCTGGAGTTGGGCTTTCTGAGTGAAAAATTGGGAGTGAGTGCCATGCGGAATGCAGGGCACTTTCTGCTGGTCAGTGAGCAGGGAAATCTGATTGCCTACCCTCCGGCACCCCATGAGGCATTAGCCCTGAAACCGTTTCCTCACCTGAATAATTACAACGGATTGTGGCAACAGATTCAGCAACGCTTGCAGTCAGGGGCGCAGGAAGGCATCCTGCACTGGACGGATGAAACAGGGAACCGAGAATTTTGGGCATACCAGCAGATTCCAAATAACAATTGGGTTTTGATGGCCTCAGTCCCAGAGTCTGTGGTGCTGGGCCCTGTGGTGCGATTCACAGCCCTGGGAACCTTAGGGTCAGTGGTCGGTGCCTCGATTCTCTTGGGGGTCGTTGTGGCTCTGTTTGTGCGACACTTAAATCAGCGGTTGCAGCCAATTATGGATGAATGCAATCGTCTGGCAGAAACCAACGCCAAAAGTGAAGCCTTGATGAATCGAGAAGATGAACTGGGGCGTTTGACAATTTCATTCTATGCGCTTCTGGGGCAGGTAACTGTGAATGAGCGGCGTTTACGGCAAGAGATGGCAAAGTCAGAGAATGCCCTGCAAGCTTTACAACAGACCCAGGCACAACTGATTCAGACAGAGAAGATGTCAAGTCTGGGTCAACTGGTGGCTGGAGTTGCCCACGAAATCAATAATCCGATTAACTTTATCTATGGCAATTTACCCCATGCCTCCAATTACACGCGGGACTTGCTGAAACTAATCCAGCTATACGACCAGCGCTACGGCGATGCGGATCCTGTCATCCAGTCTTTCCGGGAAGACATTGACCTGGATTTTTTGGTTCAGGATTTGCAGAAGATGCTGGACTCCATGAGTATTGGGGCAGATCGAATTCGAGAAATCGTCCTGTCGCTGCGGAATTTCTCGCGTCTGGATGAGGCGGAAATGAAACGGGTAGATATCCATGAGGGGATTGATAGCACCCTGTTGATTTTGCAAAACAAGCTAAAAGAAAGTCCGGGACATTATGGCATTCAGGTTGTGAAGCAGTATGGTAGTTTGCCACTGGTCGAGTGCTATGCCGGGCAGTTGAACCAGGTGTTCATGAATATTCTGAGTAACGCGATCGACGCCCTTGATAAGATGAACCAGGAGCGTTCCGCTGAAGAGGCGGCAGCAAATCCAGCGACCATCACAATTCAGACTGAAGTACTGACCAGACAGCCTATTACCAGAAACAATTCAGGAAACGATTCAGGGAACAATTCGGAAAACCATTCAGAAACAGACTCTTCATTGAGAAGAAACTCTCAACCAGCCAGCCCGTCTGTGGTTGTCCGAATTCACGATAATGGTCCGGGAATTCCGCCCCAATACCAGAGTAAATTGTTTGACCCATTTTTTACGACAAAGCCTGTCGGTAAAGGTACAGGGTTAGGGCTTTCCATCAGCTATCAGATTGTCGTTGAGAAACATCACGGTGTTCTCAAGTGCCTTTCTCAACCAGGACAGGGAACAGAGTTTTGGATTGAAATTCCTGTCCGGCATCAGGATGGTGCCAAAGCAACACCCAATCACTAATCGGGCGTTGCTGATTTCAGGTATGAATTGAGCGTTGTATGAATTGAAACTTTGTTCCAATTCATACCGCTATTCAGCACCACTCACTAATCGAGATTACTATCGTAGATGCGGATCTGTCCGACTCCAAGATATTGCCCAAAGGGTTTTTCTCCGGTAGGAAATGCAGTGACACCGTACAGGTAAGTTCCAGCAACTGTGGGATTTCTAACAGGATATAAACGGATGGTGACGATTTTACCAGGAGGAATCGGTGGATTAAATTCAACAACTAAAGCAGGGACATCTGGATCCAGGTTGACACTCTCGATGGCAAGGGATTTACCAAGACGATTGCGGGTGCCCTCAAATGCTTCTGTGCTGCTGGCATCAAATAGAGGACGACCCAAGCCACCTTCTTGTACGATCGCGACCTTTTGAAGGGGTTCCCCTGCATTTTCTGGTAGTTCCAGGGTGAAGTAATAGGTTGCGCCCCAAATATAGGTTCCATCCTGACTGGATATTGCCCCTAACAGTCGGGGTGGATTGAGGAAATAGGTAGTGCCATCAACCAGTTCAATCGCCTTAACAAATCCATTAGGCATTCCTGAGATTATAATGCAGGAAAATGCAATGAAAAATGATTTCCAGAGATATTTCATAGGTAGAAGCACTCCAAAGTAGAGAAATACATTAAAAAAGTTTGGAGTCAAGGAATAAATCACTTTAATCGTGGTCTGTCAAATTCAACTTGGTGCGTAATCGAGTGTCAGAAGGTTAATTGGGGTCAAATTTTGAGGTCTGCGACTTATCAAAATTTTCCTGGCGCAGCACCCGGAGTGATCAACCTGCGCTAGAAACTAAAGGTTGTCCGGATAATACCAACGAAAATAGGATCATTATTCCGATTGTGGTCAGGACTGGTAATGACCAGTAGACCAGGGGTAATACTAATCCCCTTAGTCAGGCGAATCCGGTAAAAGGTTTCCAGATGGAATGACGTGTCTTCATCTCGAAAAAGTTTCCCTCTGACTCGAAAATCACTCGCGGTTACCTTGGGCGGCTGCCCAATGACAATCCCCAATAGATTTCCCTCTCGCCCCAGATTGGGAAACGCGATTGTGACTGCCCAGTTGAACAGGCTGGCAGATGGTTTGCCAGGTAAATCCTGCGCTCTGGCGCGTGAGAACCCGACCCAACCTGATAACGCCAGTTTTTTGCTTAATCCAACTGTTGTTTCAAGGCCAAAGGAATCAGCCGTGACGGCATCACTTTTATTGTTGAAGGGGGCATTAGCGCGATCGCTGCCCGTATTGGTATCCAGACGATTGAATGAACGGACATAGGTTACCCCTAATCCTGTCCTTTTACTGATGTTGAAGGTGAGTTGAGCGATCGCGCCATACGCTGCATTGCCAACCCCAACTTTAGGATTACTGACCTTATCTGCCAGATAGCCTATATCCAGGCTGATGAGTTTACTGAACTGATAGCTGAACCCCACACCAACTTCCCCCCCTTGGCGATAGATGGGGTTGCGTTGCCCAAACCGAGAGATACTGCCTTCCCCGCTACTGTTCAAAAACGGGTTCAGCGTTTCAGTAAACTTGTTCAAGCCACCTCCCGCTGCAAATGCAAATAAGGTAGCTCGTTTGCTGAGTTGAGAACGCAAACTTAATTCATCAAGTTCAAGGCGATTGCGGCTGTCACCCTGAAAGCTAAGTCGCGCCATGTCTGTTCCAGTTGCGCGTTGAATAGACGGAATGTTATTTGCCTTTATAGTAGTCCTTAAGAGAGTTTTGCCCCCTAATTTGGTTAAGAAATTTAATTTAGCTCGGTTACTAATGGTCAGTTCACTGTCTGTGGGCTGATCGCTATCTGCTTTTTCTGCTCTGCCAACAACAATGGGTGTAATGATAACTTCTCCAGTAAATTTAGTGGTTTCTGAGACAGGTTGAATAATACGTTCTAACCGGCTGATTTTACCTTTCACCAGTTCTAATTCTTTAGAAAATTCTGTCTGCATTCGTTGCAGGTCTTCCAGATCTTGCTTTGTTGCAAATGTGGACAGGTCAACCTTTGGTATAGCTGCACTGAGGGCGGCTGCGAACTCATAGCGGGTGAGCGCACGGTTACCCCGAAAAGTGCCGTCAGCATAGCCTGCGATTACGCCGTATCGTTTGATCAAAGCCTGAAGGGTTTGATATGCCCAATCACCAGGTTTTACATCCGATAACTCTGCCACACTGCTAACACGATTCATTGGTTCGGTTGTCTGCTCATTTAGATCGAATAAAGAATGCAGAGAGCCAACCGGAACTATGGGTAAAGAAGGCAGTTCCTGCTGATTAGAAGAATCTTCAGAAAGTCCTGAAGGGTTAACCGATTCGCTAACTCGATCGGGTATCGAATCTTTTAGTATCGAATCTTCGGTCGCATATGCATGGCTAACTACGAATACCCAACCGACTAAGAGATGCAGCCCTAATCCTAAGCTAATTGTCTTCATACAGCAGTCCTAAACCAGTGTTGACAGACCACTAACAACAAATTGGAAGTCGAGATGACTGAGTTTGATAATAATCCTGATACCATTCTACAAACTGATGTATACCTGATTCAATCGTTGTAATGGGTTTAAAGCCTACTGCATCCATGAGATCCTCCACATCTGCATAAGTGGTGGGCACATCCCCTGGTTGCATGGGCAGTAAAGATAGAAAGGCTCGATTTCCGACTGCTTGTTCAATGACACGGATAAACTCCATCAACTGTACAGGATTGTGATTCCCAATATTATAGAGTCTGTAGCGAGCCTGACTGTTAATTGTTGGGTTCGACATTATCTGTGACAGGGGCTGTTGTGGTGGTTGATGCATGACGCGCACAATCCCTTCTACCACATCATCAATGTAGGTAAAGTCACGCTGCATCTGACCATAGTTATAGACCTGGATTGGTTGACCTTCTGAAATGGCTTTCACAAACTTGAAATATGCCATGTCGGGGCGTCCCCAGGGACCATATACGGTGAAAAAGCGCAATCCCGTGACTGGTAAACCATAGAGATGACTGTAGGTATGAGCAATCAGTTCATTCGATTTTTTGGTTGCAGCGTATAGCGAAATGGGATAGTCAACACTATCACTGGTTGCAAATGGGGTTTTTGTGTTGGCACCATAAACTGAACTGGATGAGGCAAATACTAAATGCTGGATCGAAGATTGACGACAGCCTTCCAACAAATTAACAAATCCAGTGATATTGCTGTCGATATATATCCAGGGGTTTTCCAGAGAATAGCGTACCCCTGCCTGGGCTGCCAGATGGATCACATAGTCGAAGGAGTGGCACTGAAATAGTTGAATGACACTGTCGCGATCGCTGAGCTCTAAAAACTGAAATGTAAAGTTGGTGTAGGGATGAAGTTGGGCTAATCGTGCCTTTTTGAGATTGACATCATAGTAGTCATTTAAGTTGTCAACTCCAAGGACCTGAACTCCATCATCGAGCAATCGCTTTGCCAGATGATATCCGATGAAACCTGCGGCTCCAGTAATGAGTACATTCATACCTATGTCCTCTAGTGAATAGCTTTTTGCTTTTATTGAGTGTCGAGGTGTTTCTGTGGAGCATTAGAACCAGTGATTGATGATCGGTCAGGGAGTCATGGAACCTGTCATCAATCCAGTAATATTCATTGCCTGCAACACAGATGTGCTTAGCAGTTGCGGGTAGTGAATAACTGTGAGGGAATCAGGCATGAGATTTAGAGATTGAGGATGAATATTCAGTACTTGAGTCAGAAACCGGAGTACTATTGTTTCCCGTGCTACCAACAATGCCGTTAATGGTCGGTTTTCCTTCGTCTCCAGTGGTGACGTTTGAGAGTGGCGGGACATTAGCATTTGTTGCCAGGTCTGGGGAAAGTCTTCTCGCATGACCTGAAGTTGAACTGTTCTGGGATGATGATGCAGGATTTGTTCAATAGTTTGCTGGGAATTATCCAGATCGTTGCCAATACTGAAATCAATTTCAACAGTTTCCAGTCGTTTTGCCAGCATTTGAATTCGATCAGGATTTGCACCATTGGAGGGAACAACCAACAACCGTAGTCCTTGCTTGCCTTCTTTTAACTTAGGTAATATTTCCCCCAAGTGATCCGTCGAGTTCATCACTTCCAGATAGGCAGTCTGTTCTGCGGGATTAGAGGAATTAGAAAAACGTAAAATGCTAATTCCACAGTTTGATTGTTGCAAAGTATGGAAGCATTTTGGTGGCATATTGATCGCGGTACTGATGAGTGCCCGGTTGGTTCCGGCATGGGCTATAATCAGCAAAGTTTGATTCGCATGAAGAGGCAAGATGTCTTGCCAGAACTGTTGGGTGCGATCGTAAAGTTCCAGGACCGGGTAACGGTGTTCGGCAAGGCTCGTTAGAGTTGGTGCGTGTTTCTGAAACGAAGCTGTTTCTAAGTAGTCTATCATTTGAAACTGATGAGGTTGCTCTTTCCAACAGCGATAATCCTCAGCAAACAGTTTCTGTACCACTCGATAGGGTAACCGTTCCCACAAGGGTAGTGAGATTTCTTTCAACGCAGAGTGGGTAATTACTGTAGGGAGTTGATCCGTTTCAGTGGCGATCGCCGCCATCACTTCACGTGCTGTTTCCTGTGCCCGCTGTAAAGGGCTGACATACACTGTGCTGATGTTCACTCCTCGCAAGTGCAACCCAGTTTGATAGGCTGAGATTCGTCCTGCTTCAGTCAGAACCGAATCATCATTACTCCCCTGATGGCGCTTTTCTTCATTGTAGGTGCTTCGTCCATGCCGCATCAGAATAACGCGGGTACCTGGAGACGATGTCATTTGGTTGTCGAGATTGGTTAGGGAACGCATGGCAAGATGGGGGATAGGAGATAATGGGTTTGAATTTTGAGTCTTGAGGGTTAAGTAATGCCCCTGTTATGTCCATGAAGTTGTACTTTATATGGCTGCTATGGGGTTTTCATCCAGGGCTGATTGGAGAGCGTAGAGGGCCGCGTACTGTCCGCTGCGGCGCATCAGTTCAGTATGGGTGCCGGACTCTAAAACCTGGCCATTTTCGATGTAGAGGATCAGGTCGGCTGTTTCAGTGGCTCGCAGGTTATGGGAAATCCAGAAGGTCGTACATCCCTGGGTCAAACGTGCCAGAGCTTCGGTAACGGCTCGTTCGTTTTCATTGTCTAAGCCAGTGGTGGGTTCATCCAGAATCACGATTGGTGCCCGACGGATAGCGGCGCGGGCGATCGCAATTCGCTGGCGCTGTCCACCGGAGAGGGTGGCACCTCGCTCACCCAAAATCGTGTCGTATCCCTGGGGCAACTCAAGAATAAAGTCGTGGGCATTAGCCAGTCGTGCAGCCTGTTCGACGGCGGCTTGATTCGCACCCAGGCGTCCGTAGGCAATATTGTCTCTGACACTGGCAGCAAAGAGGACACTATCTTGCAGCACAATGCTGATTTGCTGACGGAGTGTTCTTAGTTGATAAGCGCGCAGATCCAGGCCATCAATAGAAATACTTCCCTCCAGTGGGTCATACAACCGCAGCAACAAACTAACCAGGGTTGATTTGCCTCCCCCGGAGGGTCCAACCAGGGCAATGTGCTGACCAGGTTGGGCTGTGAAACTCAAGTTTCGCAAAATCGGCTTGCCTGGCTCGTAGGCAAAACTGACATCCCTGAATTGGACAAGCCCCTGAAAGGGCGGTGCTGCGATCGCACCGCGACTATCCTGGATATCAGGTACTGTATCCAGCACATCCAATATGCGCTCTCCAGATGCCGTCGCTTTGGCAATTTGGCTGGTATACTTAGCCAGTTGACGCATGGGCTTGAAGGCAATCCGCAAGTAGTTGATGAACACCAGCAAATCTCCTGGCGTCAGGGCTTTACTCAACACCAGATAAACCCCACGCCACAACACCAGTGCTGTTGCAATCCCAACCAGCAGTTCCACTAGCCGCTCTAGCGCAGCAGCAAGACGTTGTGCCTGATTACTGGCCGTGAGACTGTGATGATTGTGTGCCGAGAAGTCACGCTCTAGCATATCGTGCAGAGAAAGCGCCTGGACAACTTTAATGGCACCGATCGCTTCGGCCGCATTGGCAGCAATCGCGCCCTCGCGCAAGCGTTGAGTCTTTACAATGTGGCGAATTTTGCGTGTTAGGCGCACTGTGAAGAACAGAAAGATGGGAAAGATTGTCACCCCAATTAGTGCCAATTCCCAATTCATCCAGAACATCACCCCAATCATTCCAACCAGGGTCAATGAATGCGCCAGCAGGGGCATGACTGCCACCACAGTCACTTCTCGCAAGCGCTCAACATCAGATGTGACGCGAGTAATGAGATCGCCTGTTTTAGAGCGATTGTAGAACGTGAGAGAAAGGCGTTGAAGGTGTGCGTATAACTCAGCCCGTACTTCAGTCAAAACGTTAGTGGCTGCCAGTGCCATACCAACAATGCTGAAATATGCTGCTGCCGCACGCAGGGCAGCGATCGCCACCAACCCAAGGGCAAGACCCGTTAGCAGGATAATTGGGTTGAGACTTTGCACAAATGGCAGGGAATGGGACTTGAGACTGATATCCTTAAGCAAGATATAGTCAAAAACAAACTTGAGGGGCCAGGGTTCCAACAAATGTAGAAATATCTCTGCCATCAGAGATACAAACGACATCAATAACAGCCATCTTTGCTTACGAATTTGTGGAGCAAACTGCCTCAAGATGCGCCCAATTCCAGGTAAGGATTCTCGAATGCTTTTAGAGTTCAAACGCTTCATGGCAGTCTTTGTAAGTGATCTATTGTGAGTAGCGTTGCTGATTTCAGAGATGAATTTAGAATTGGATAAATTGCAGGTCTTCAATTCATTCTGCTATTCAGCAACGCCTTGTGAGTTATGTGAGACAGGTATGCGATCAACCACAACACTCAACATTGAACGCTCAATACTTTTTCTGGAGCAGATTGTGATGGTTCGAAATCCAGGACTCGATGGGGAATTGGACTACCTGTCTGGTATCTGGCATAGTGGTTGCTAATCCAGCGATTGAGCGATCGCTCAAATGGGATAGCCCACTGCTCTAACTTCGGGCTGCTTAGTCCAAGGGTGAGGCGCCGCAGCAGGGGTTTTAAGAATGCCTTGTGCCGGCGGTGCCCTAAACGTTCATAGCGTTTTTTGAAGTACCGATCTTTCTTAGGAAGATTCCACTTTTGCGAAAAATGTTCCAGACTGGCAAGTTCCCAGGCATCACTCCAGCGCAATAAAAAGAAAGATAGATCTGCCAGATTAAACGCCAGTTCTGGAACATAAGTCACCACAGAAGTCGGCTCACAAAAAACAGTGCCCCCCGCATTTGTGACAGTCATGCAGAAATCGATGTGTTCACGAGTGCTGAGTAGTCCTTCATCTAGCAACCCAAGCTGATGAAAGATTTCAGTCCGCACTAACATGCAATGAAACTCGGCAAACTCACACTGTTGTCGTTGTAACTGGTCACGCACATCTGCCACTGGTCGGTTCACAAAGTAATGCTTTTCGTGAACTTTGCGCTTGATACCTTTTTCAGTTTCTTCTTCCAGAATTCGAGCTTCGCCCCCTGCCAGATGAATTGTTTGATGCAGATCCTTACCAATGCAGGTTAGCGGACAGACGATCGCAGCTCCGGTTTCTTCTGCACATTGCAGCAAACGGTCCAGCCAACCTGGACTAACCACTACATCATTGTCAATAAACAGTAAATACTCTGTGCTCACATGGGGAATTGCCAGATTTCGCGCTTGGTTGGGTGCCAGATAGTGGTCTGTACGAATCAGTTTGAACCCTCTAGTCTGTGCTTGAGCTTCCAGATAACGCTGTTCTTGAGCAGGTGAGCCGCCATCCACATAGATGAGCGAGAAGGGGGGTGTCGTGTGTTCATAAATGCTTTCCAGGTTTTGTCGCGTAAAACTAAACCGTTCGCGCGGGGAAACAATGATTGTTACATTGGGACGAGACATCGTGAAACCTCCGTCTGAAATATTAGACTTCATCGCTAGTAATTGAGGCATTCTGCAAATGGGGTAATCATTTGGGTAGGGTTACCATGAAGCACTATTAGAATGCATTTGTTGCATTTCCGAAGCGTCTATTACACAACACTCATTCCATTGAATTGGGGTATTTGTTCAGGTTGTAATACCCGCTGATAGGTTTGAAGCCAGTTCGCTTGTTCAATATTGGGGGATAGCTGTTGTAGTACTTTTTGTCGAGCACCTGCTCCTAATCGCTGCCGTAGTTCGGGCTGAACAGCTAACTGACGAATGGCAGCCGCTAACTGTTGACTATCCCCTGGCTCTACTACTAATCCAGCGGTACCATCTGCCAAAATTTCACCGATCGCATCCACATTGGTACCAACGATTGCACAGCCTGCCAGCATAGCCTCCAGTAACGCATTGGGACACCCATCATGGAGCGATGGAATCGCATAAATATCCAGATGTGGCAGATATGCCAGTGCCTCTTCTCGACTGACAATACCTGTAATTCGCAACCGCCCCGATGTTTCAGACCCGTCAACCAGCTTACTTTGCTGGATTTCTTGTTCCCAATAACTTTTCTCCTTTTCAACAAAATCACCAATTAATAACAGGGTTAGTTCGATTTCAGTGCTCAATTCAGCACAGGCATCCAGCAGAAATTCAATTCCTTTTTTATCCCGAAATCTTCCACTAGAACCAATCACAATTCCCGATAATTGACTCACCAGAGCAGGTGGCGTCAGGTGATCAAACTCAATCGGAGCAATTGAGTTCAAGAAGACAGAGGATTTAAGTAACACGCTGGGTGAGATCGCAGCCCCTCGTCGAAGTAAATCCTGACTGACAAAGGTTGTCCAGTCAGAATTATCCAGTGTCCAAGCAGTTTGAGCATGAAACTTAGGGCTAAAGATATTTTTGTGCAGGTCACTGCCTCGAATGCTGTTGATCACTGGGAGTCCATGTTCCTTTGACAGCAGCGTCGTCACATAACCAGTTTCGTTTAAGAAAAAGGCATGGAACAAGTCAAATCGATACTGCTGATGCAACCGTTTTAAGTAAAAGTAAACATCTCCAAAAAAGTCCTGAATTTCTGGCTCAGGTTGACGCACAGCCGACCTGATCCGGTGAACGAACACATCCCCCTGCTGGGTAGTTTTACAACGTGCCCGTCTACAACTCCCATCAGAAGCAAAGCGCTGCTTTGAGCGGAAAACCGCTACATGCACTTCATAGCCACTTTTAATCAACATCTGAGCAATGCGATGTACGGATTCTCCCACACCACCAACATCGGGTGGAAATTCGATCGTAGTAATGCAAACTTTCGGCTTTGTCATTGGGTTTACCTCAGATAAGAGTCTGAATGTTTTAATGATTTGCAGTCGTCAGGTTTTTCTGGAATCTGGTTTAGGCAACCTGTTTAGCTGCAATCAAATCGTTGATCAGGCGGGCTGTATTTGCCACCCCGTTAAAATCAAACCGGATAGAGGCGGGTTGCTTCTGCAAACAAGTAATGATTTTTTGAGCAAAGCGATCGGGATTTAAATCTTCTGGGCTAATCCTATCGACTACGCCTAATTGCTCCAGTTTGGCAGCCCGAATTGTTTGCTCCTGATCATCATTACCTGTGAAGGGCAGAATCATTGCTCTCACCCCTGTTGTCAGCACATTCATGGTCGTGTTATAGCCCGACATACTGATGGATAAATCGGCTTGTTGCATGTAAGCCAGCAGGTTAGGGGTAAAGCGATCAATGCGGAGATTGGAATTTCCCTGTGCCATTGCCTGCAACTCAGCAAATTTAGCCTCTGGCATGAAAGGACCTGTGAATACTTGCACCAGGTGTGGTAGCTGGTTGGCCAGAATGGGAGCCGTTTGCACCACACATTCCAGCAGTTCGTGCCCAAATCTACCGCCGCCAACGCTAACTAAAATCAGAGGGCGATCGCAAATAGGAGGCGTATCCGTTTCTGGTTGTGGTTGCACCACATAGCCCGTGTAATGAACAGGGCAGCGTAAATCACGCACTCGTGAAAAGGTTTCTTCCAGTGGTTGAAATTGGGGATCTCCATGTACCAGTAGCAGGTCAAAATACTGGTTCATGAGTTTGCAGACTTTCTGTTCGTATTTAGCCTGATCACGTTTAGTGACGACAATATCACGCAGGCTACAAACAATTTTGGCACACGCTTTAAGCGATCGCACCTGCTCTATCAAGGGAATCAGTTCAAACGAAAACTTACCACGTCCAAAGGGAAAGAGTTCAATCATCAACACATCAGGTTGAATCCGTTTGCACACTTGCAGCAACTGCATTTTGCGAATTTCCTGCACTTCAGCCAGGGTTAGTGACGCATCAACAGGTTGTAAGGTTTGAAACTCCGAGTCAGTTTTAATCGCTGGAAGATTAATAACTTCAACCTCTAGGGGAACTGCAAACCCTTCAATCACTTCACCACCATTGATGAAGCATACTTGGAAGTCATTTACTAACCCCCGCACAATTTCCATGCTGCGAACCAGATGCCCCATTCCCAAAATATGTTGACAGTAAAACACGAGTCGTTTCATAGCAAATTCCCTCTCAACTAAAATCTCTGCCTGTTTGGGTGGAATACAATTTGGCTGAAATACAAAAAGAATTGGCTAAACCCACTCAGAATGTTGGAGATTTGGTGGAAACTGACAGCCAACCCTTGAGCCAGGAATTGCTATTGCCCAATTTCGGCACAGGTTGGAGCGGTAACAATGGACTTTTAGCCATCGAATGCCCCTTTTGAGCCAGCATTGTGCGAATATACTGAGCAATCCTTGGCAGAGCGCATAGATCAATCTCAGCCGATGAGCCAGTTGGCTTCAGAGCATTCAACTGTTGCACCAGAGATCGCATCAAGCCCTGTGGTGTCAGTTGATCGGGATGGATGGCAACCAGTACCCCCAGTTTGGCTAGCCGCTCAGCCCGTAACCATTGCTCTTGGGAAGGCTTCACCCGAGGCACGATCACAGCCCGCTTGCCTGCTGATAGAATTTCGCAGGTTGTATTATAGCCACCCATAGCAACCACCCCATCAGCCGCCACCATATAACTCATTAGATCATCAGTAAACTCACTGATTTGCACATGGGGAAAGGACGATGCTGTTTCAACCAGGGCAGCCTGTTGCTCCAGGGGCATTTCAGGACCGCAAATAATCAGACTACGGAGTTTAAGCCCAGAAGGTTGGTGAGATAAACTGGATAGATAAGTGTGAATCAAGTGGT is from Leptothermofonsia sichuanensis E412 and encodes:
- a CDS encoding ABC transporter ATP-binding protein, producing the protein MKRLNSKSIRESLPGIGRILRQFAPQIRKQRWLLLMSFVSLMAEIFLHLLEPWPLKFVFDYILLKDISLKSHSLPFVQSLNPIILLTGLALGLVAIAALRAAAAYFSIVGMALAATNVLTEVRAELYAHLQRLSLTFYNRSKTGDLITRVTSDVERLREVTVVAVMPLLAHSLTLVGMIGVMFWMNWELALIGVTIFPIFLFFTVRLTRKIRHIVKTQRLREGAIAANAAEAIGAIKVVQALSLHDMLERDFSAHNHHSLTASNQAQRLAAALERLVELLVGIATALVLWRGVYLVLSKALTPGDLLVFINYLRIAFKPMRQLAKYTSQIAKATASGERILDVLDTVPDIQDSRGAIAAPPFQGLVQFRDVSFAYEPGKPILRNLSFTAQPGQHIALVGPSGGGKSTLVSLLLRLYDPLEGSISIDGLDLRAYQLRTLRQQISIVLQDSVLFAASVRDNIAYGRLGANQAAVEQAARLANAHDFILELPQGYDTILGERGATLSGGQRQRIAIARAAIRRAPIVILDEPTTGLDNENERAVTEALARLTQGCTTFWISHNLRATETADLILYIENGQVLESGTHTELMRRSGQYAALYALQSALDENPIAAI
- a CDS encoding glycosyltransferase, whose amino-acid sequence is MTKPKVCITTIEFPPDVGGVGESVHRIAQMLIKSGYEVHVAVFRSKQRFASDGSCRRARCKTTQQGDVFVHRIRSAVRQPEPEIQDFFGDVYFYLKRLHQQYRFDLFHAFFLNETGYVTTLLSKEHGLPVINSIRGSDLHKNIFSPKFHAQTAWTLDNSDWTTFVSQDLLRRGAAISPSVLLKSSVFLNSIAPIEFDHLTPPALVSQLSGIVIGSSGRFRDKKGIEFLLDACAELSTEIELTLLLIGDFVEKEKSYWEQEIQQSKLVDGSETSGRLRITGIVSREEALAYLPHLDIYAIPSLHDGCPNALLEAMLAGCAIVGTNVDAIGEILADGTAGLVVEPGDSQQLAAAIRQLAVQPELRQRLGAGARQKVLQQLSPNIEQANWLQTYQRVLQPEQIPQFNGMSVV
- a CDS encoding glycosyltransferase family 2 protein, translating into MSRPNVTIIVSPRERFSFTRQNLESIYEHTTPPFSLIYVDGGSPAQEQRYLEAQAQTRGFKLIRTDHYLAPNQARNLAIPHVSTEYLLFIDNDVVVSPGWLDRLLQCAEETGAAIVCPLTCIGKDLHQTIHLAGGEARILEEETEKGIKRKVHEKHYFVNRPVADVRDQLQRQQCEFAEFHCMLVRTEIFHQLGLLDEGLLSTREHIDFCMTVTNAGGTVFCEPTSVVTYVPELAFNLADLSFFLLRWSDAWELASLEHFSQKWNLPKKDRYFKKRYERLGHRRHKAFLKPLLRRLTLGLSSPKLEQWAIPFERSLNRWISNHYARYQTGSPIPHRVLDFEPSQSAPEKVLSVQC
- a CDS encoding glycosyltransferase family protein codes for the protein MKRLVFYCQHILGMGHLVRSMEIVRGLVNDFQVCFINGGEVIEGFAVPLEVEVINLPAIKTDSEFQTLQPVDASLTLAEVQEIRKMQLLQVCKRIQPDVLMIELFPFGRGKFSFELIPLIEQVRSLKACAKIVCSLRDIVVTKRDQAKYEQKVCKLMNQYFDLLLVHGDPQFQPLEETFSRVRDLRCPVHYTGYVVQPQPETDTPPICDRPLILVSVGGGRFGHELLECVVQTAPILANQLPHLVQVFTGPFMPEAKFAELQAMAQGNSNLRIDRFTPNLLAYMQQADLSISMSGYNTTMNVLTTGVRAMILPFTGNDDQEQTIRAAKLEQLGVVDRISPEDLNPDRFAQKIITCLQKQPASIRFDFNGVANTARLINDLIAAKQVA